One window from the genome of Pseudoliparis swirei isolate HS2019 ecotype Mariana Trench chromosome 24, NWPU_hadal_v1, whole genome shotgun sequence encodes:
- the LOC130190525 gene encoding LOW QUALITY PROTEIN: arachidonate 12-lipoxygenase, 12R-type-like (The sequence of the model RefSeq protein was modified relative to this genomic sequence to represent the inferred CDS: inserted 1 base in 1 codon): protein MVDYNVTVSTANLTTAGTFSGVYIKLVGTDGESERKWLISIKWALSFIRGAVSSFTVSCPVSIGKLVLIEIEKPPFLLFFEDSWFPAKVEVNSPEGDTYNFPIYRWITDNEVHRFREAKALRVFEDSHPLGRYSREQELKQREEDYRWDVYQEGIPHCIKAESPXSLPDEVRFSFTKTTELLYTVSAGVAELQLKGLSDSKENWSDIEAIDQVFWCKHTDISDYVRDHWKEDAFFGYQFLNGVNPMLIQRCTTLPNTFPVSDDMVSLSGQCSLADEMKSGNIFLCDYKRLDGLKSNIINEKKQYLMAPLVLLHKTPDDKLMPIAIQLKQTPADDNPIFFSTDSEYDWLMAKIFVRSADFNEHQLNVHLLRTHLLAEVFAVSLLRNVPMVHPLHKLLVPHTRYTLQINYLARAKLISDDGFFTEYASVGEGTRTLLKRSLASVTYSSLCIPDDIVARGLEDVPNYYYRDDGLKLWDIIHRFVQGVLSFYYKNDAEVQKDSELQKWISDIFEHGFLSQESTGIPQSFTTVVELVKFVTMTIFTCSGQHSAVNTGQYDYGGWMPNTPISLQRPPPTTKGTTSEATMLQTFPDVKTTVMGLSVLWLLSKRSTDFVPLGQYPKDHFSEKIPCKLIEDFQGELQESSAAIKARNENLEIPYTYLDPKELENSVAI, encoded by the exons ATGGTGGACTATAATGTGACCGTATCCACTGCCAATCTCACCACTGCCGGCACCTTTAGCGGTGTCTACATTAAGCTGGTGGGCACAGATGGGGAGAGCGAACGCAAATGGCTCATTAGCATCAAATGGGCTCTTTCGTTCATCAGAGGAGCA GTGTCCAGTTTCACCGTGTCCTGCCCTGTCTCCATTGGAAAGCTAGTCCTAATAGAGATAGAGAAACCgcctttccttctcttctttgaAGACTCTTGGTTCCCTGCCAAGGTGGAAGTGAATTCTCCTGAGGGTGACACCTACAACTTTCCCATCTACCGCTGGATCACTGACAATGAGGTGCACCGCTTTAGAGAGGCAAAAG ctCTGAGAGTCTTTGAAGACAGCCATCCTCTTGGCAGGTACAGTCGGGAGCAGGAGCTGAAGCAAAGAGAGGAAGACTATCG TTGGGATGTGTATCAGGAGGGAATACCTCACTGCATCAAGGCAGAAAGCC TTTCTCTGCCTGATGAGGTCCGCTTCTCCTTCACAAAGACCACAGAGTTGCTCTACACAGTGTCCGCCGG GGTGGCTGAGCTGCAACTGAAGGGACTTTCTGATTCCAAGGAGAACTGGTCTGATATTGAAGCTATCGATCAGGTGTTCTGGTGCAAACATACTGACATATCAG ACTATGTCCGTGATCATTGGAAGGAGGACGCTTTCTTTGGCTACCAGTTTCTAAACGGTGTGAACCCCATGTTGATCCAACGCTGCACAACCCTGCCCAATACCTTTCCTGTCAGTGATGACATGGTCTCCCTCAGTGGTCAGTGTAGCTTGGCAGATGAAATGAAG AGCGGCAACATATTCCTGTGTGACTACAAGCGTTTGGATGGTCTGAAATCAAACATCATCAACGAGAAGAAGCAGTACTTGATGGCTCCCCTGGTCTTGCTTCACAAAACACCTGATGATAAGCTGATGCCAATTGCTATTCAG CTGAAGCAGACTCCAGCAGATGATAATCCCATCTTCTTTTCTACTGACTCTGAGTACGACTGGTTGATGGCCAAGATTTTTGTGAGAAGTGCAGATTTCAACGAGCATCAACTGAATGTTCATCTGCTGCGCACTCATTTGCTGGCGGAAGTTTTTGCAGTGTCACTGCTGCGCAACGTGCCCATGGTGCATCCGCTGCACAAG CTCCTCGTACCTCACACTCGCTACACTCTACAGATCAACTACTTAGCTCGAGCTAAACTAATATCTGACGATGGATTTTTTACAGAG TATGCAAGTGTTGGTGAGGGTACGAGGACACTTTTAAAGAGATCCCTGGCCTCAGTGACTTACAGCTCCCTCTGCATACCTGACGACATTGTTGCGCGTGGGCTGGAGGACGTTCCGAACTACTACTACAGAGACGATGGACTCAAGCTTTGGGATATCATCCACAG GTTTGTGCAGGGAGTGCTGAGCTTCTACTACAAGAATGACGCTGAGGTCCAGAAAGACTCCGAACTGCAGAAGTGGATTTCAGATATTTTTGAACATGGATTCCTTTCCCAAGAAAGCACAG GAATTCCCCAGAGCTTTACCACGGTGGTGGAGTTGGTCAAGTTTGTCACCATGACGATCTTCACTTGCTCAGGACAGCACTCGGCTGTGAACACTGGACAG TATGATTATGGTGGCTGGATGCCCAACACTCCCATCTCCCTACAACGTCCTCCACCAACCACAAAGGGGACAACAAGTGAGGCCACGATGCTGCAGACATTCCCTGATGTCAAAACCACGGTTATGGGATTGTCTGTATTGTGGCTACTCAGCAAGAGGTCCACTGACTTT GTCCCTCTCGGTCAGTACCCAAAGGACCATTTTAGTGAGAAGATTCCCTGCAAGCTGATTGAGGATTTCCAAGGAGAGCTTCAAGAGTCCAGTGCGGCCATCAAAGCCAGAAATGAAAATCTGGAGATCCCATACACATACCTGGATCCAAAAGAGCTAGAAAATAGTGTGGCCATTTGA